The following proteins come from a genomic window of Nostoc sp. TCL26-01:
- a CDS encoding 1-acyl-sn-glycerol-3-phosphate acyltransferase, whose amino-acid sequence MMEFLCASDPCHIKPTNTPNNPQVAVSTSRVSPWLSPLVYFVGYHLLLPSFFRHIQVTGQENIPTTGPVILAPTHRARWDSFVLAYAAGRYVTGRDLKFMVTMTECQGLQGWFVRRMGGFPVDTLNPAVTALRHAVEVIQNGQMLVIYPEGNIFRDGKLHPLKPGIARLALSAESSHPGLGVKILPISINYSQPHPHWGTDVSIQIGSAINVQDYTNGKLKQNAKRLTEDLTRTLQHLSNPQLVTSHRAFAEVSNS is encoded by the coding sequence ATGATGGAATTTCTCTGTGCGTCTGATCCTTGCCACATCAAACCAACAAATACTCCGAATAATCCGCAGGTGGCTGTTAGTACTTCACGGGTTTCTCCTTGGTTGAGTCCCTTGGTGTATTTTGTTGGTTACCACTTGCTCTTGCCCTCATTTTTTCGCCACATCCAAGTTACAGGACAAGAAAACATCCCCACAACTGGCCCTGTTATCCTTGCTCCGACCCATCGGGCGCGTTGGGATTCTTTTGTGTTAGCTTATGCAGCCGGTCGTTACGTCACAGGTCGAGACTTAAAATTTATGGTGACGATGACTGAATGCCAAGGCTTACAAGGTTGGTTTGTGCGTCGGATGGGGGGATTTCCTGTTGATACCCTTAACCCAGCTGTGACGGCTCTACGCCACGCTGTAGAAGTGATTCAAAACGGGCAGATGTTAGTTATTTATCCAGAAGGGAATATTTTTCGAGATGGCAAATTACACCCCCTCAAACCCGGAATTGCTCGTCTAGCTTTGAGTGCAGAATCTAGCCACCCAGGACTGGGTGTCAAAATTTTACCCATTAGCATCAACTACAGCCAGCCTCACCCACATTGGGGTACAGATGTGAGTATTCAGATTGGCTCGGCCATCAATGTCCAAGATTACACCAATGGCAAGCTCAAGCAAAACGCCAAACGACTCACAGAGGACTTAACTAGAACACTACAACATTTAAGTAATCCCCAATTAGTAACGAGTCATCGTGCTTTTGCAGAAGTTAGCAATTCTTGA
- a CDS encoding glycosyltransferase family 39 protein produces MRHFKLVPSWLRFLMIFLLVICILFRFFNIESKVYSLEETYTSLRISGYTVAEVKSQIFNGQIIDKESILKFQNLNVDKGFNDTTMSLAVESPEHSPLYYIIARFWVEIFGNSVRVIRYLSAIASLLIFPSIYWLCRELFDVQLSLPILAIALTANSPIYLIYAQEAREYIFWLVTIILASAALLRAIRLNTKENHDLSTKTQLSDPFTTWGIYVITLALSLYICLWSAFVAVAHGVYIIFIAKFRITELVRSYVLATVFGFLAFVPWLMIAVANFFQFILSSDGSSNQDINFIPLMPFLLMQVSRIFLDLNISWENPINYLIISLFLILLIYAIYYLCVTTKSQVWLFLIILIIVPALPLIWPALVSGGIPPGSEPYLIPSYLGIQLIVAYLLAIQIHHKNITRRSIWQVILVFLIICGLATSRLYYPAETWWNKGVSSGNPQIASLINQKPRPLVITNFSETNYGNVVSLSYLLNSKVRFILMPDQSMPNISNDVTDIFLLNPTNQWRQQIANRYQLQPHLVYGDDDYLVWKLVKKGELPEN; encoded by the coding sequence ATGCGGCATTTTAAACTTGTGCCGAGTTGGTTACGGTTTTTAATGATTTTTCTTTTGGTAATCTGTATATTATTTCGCTTTTTTAATATTGAGAGCAAAGTTTATTCTTTAGAGGAAACTTACACATCATTACGAATTTCTGGGTATACAGTAGCTGAAGTCAAATCGCAAATATTTAATGGTCAGATAATTGACAAGGAAAGTATTCTTAAGTTCCAAAATCTTAACGTCGATAAAGGTTTTAATGACACAACTATGTCTCTGGCGGTGGAAAGCCCAGAACATTCACCTTTATATTATATTATTGCCAGATTTTGGGTAGAAATTTTTGGCAATTCGGTGAGGGTAATTAGATATTTATCAGCAATTGCTAGTTTATTGATATTTCCCAGTATTTATTGGCTTTGTCGAGAATTATTTGATGTGCAGTTGTCGTTACCTATTTTAGCTATCGCACTCACAGCTAACTCACCTATTTATCTAATATACGCCCAAGAAGCACGAGAATATATTTTTTGGTTAGTCACAATTATTCTTGCTAGCGCGGCTTTATTGCGAGCCATTCGTCTCAACACCAAGGAAAACCATGATTTATCTACAAAAACTCAACTGTCAGACCCTTTTACTACTTGGGGAATTTATGTAATTACTTTAGCATTGAGTTTATATATTTGTTTGTGGAGTGCATTTGTTGCCGTTGCTCATGGTGTTTATATAATTTTTATAGCTAAATTTCGTATAACTGAACTTGTCAGGTCTTATGTATTAGCCACAGTTTTCGGTTTTTTAGCTTTTGTCCCTTGGTTGATGATTGCCGTGGCTAATTTCTTTCAGTTTATTCTCTCATCAGATGGTAGTAGCAATCAAGATATAAATTTCATACCTTTAATGCCGTTTTTACTCATGCAAGTAAGTCGGATTTTTTTGGATTTAAATATTAGTTGGGAAAATCCTATCAATTATTTAATCATATCTTTGTTTTTGATTTTATTAATATACGCAATTTACTATTTATGTGTGACAACTAAATCTCAAGTTTGGTTGTTTTTAATTATATTAATCATCGTACCTGCATTACCTCTCATCTGGCCAGCTTTAGTTTCTGGTGGTATCCCTCCAGGTTCTGAACCTTATTTAATCCCCTCTTATTTAGGCATACAGCTAATTGTCGCTTACTTATTAGCTATCCAAATACACCATAAAAATATTACCCGTCGCAGTATTTGGCAAGTTATATTAGTATTCCTGATTATTTGTGGTTTGGCAACTTCTAGGTTATATTATCCAGCAGAAACTTGGTGGAATAAGGGTGTGAGTTCTGGTAATCCACAGATTGCTAGCTTAATTAATCAAAAACCTCGTCCATTAGTAATTACTAACTTCTCAGAAACTAATTACGGCAATGTTGTTTCTTTAAGCTATCTTTTAAACTCAAAAGTACGCTTTATATTAATGCCAGACCAGAGTATGCCTAATATTTCCAATGATGTTACTGATATTTTTCTCCTGAATCCTACGAATCAGTGGCGACAGCAAATAGCTAATAGATACCAGTTACAACCGCATCTTGTTTATGGAGATGATGATTATTTAGTTTGGAAATTAGTGAAAAAAGGAGAGTTGCCAGAAAACTAA
- a CDS encoding glycosyltransferase family 39 protein: MQSLKLAPSWLRLFVVVLLVVGVFFRCFHLDYKLYWHDEVYTTFRAAGFTGQEISQEIFKNQILSPQAIQKYQRLQPGSTFQDTIKSLAVEDPQHPPLYFLMTRLWMQIFGSSIAASRALAVVLSLLALSLMYALAINLFSSQITAWLATALLAISPFDILFAQIARQYSFLTLCVIASSLILLRALRSFKWYNWGLYTVAITVGLYGHPFFGLTMIAHVAYVLLRQLTEKPSQFDIKQLSLLILAIAASIILYSPWLLVIKTNYQRVLDTTNWAKGGDIIYLVKLWILSFTALFFDLDFGFDNIWTYIWRIPILLLIFIALYELYRRTHPATWLFILTTIFVPFLILAVPDLLLGTKRSAVSRYLISCFPGIQLAIAYLLTTKLIQVKRLWQGISIVLVAGSIASATVSAYSHTWWTNIPSYFNAEIAQRINTISAPVIISDAGNDGTNLGDLISLSYLLHDQARLLLLSQPPQIDNNLQSLLADKSQLFFFRPSQKLVKLIEPAQGKLVPIVPAGGLWQLEY, from the coding sequence ATGCAGTCTCTCAAACTTGCACCGAGTTGGTTAAGGTTGTTTGTTGTTGTGCTGCTGGTAGTAGGTGTATTTTTTCGCTGCTTTCACCTCGACTACAAACTTTACTGGCATGATGAAGTTTATACTACTTTTCGCGCAGCTGGTTTTACAGGTCAAGAAATTAGCCAAGAAATTTTTAAAAACCAAATTCTTTCCCCACAAGCAATACAAAAATATCAGCGTCTTCAACCCGGAAGCACCTTCCAAGATACTATCAAATCTTTAGCAGTGGAAGATCCTCAGCATCCACCACTGTATTTTCTCATGACTCGTTTATGGATGCAGATTTTCGGTAGTTCCATTGCTGCATCTCGTGCATTAGCAGTCGTCCTCAGCCTTTTGGCATTATCTTTGATGTATGCTTTGGCAATAAATCTATTTTCATCACAGATAACAGCTTGGCTAGCAACAGCGCTTTTAGCTATCTCTCCTTTCGATATTTTATTTGCTCAAATTGCCAGACAGTATAGTTTTCTCACACTCTGCGTCATTGCTAGTAGTCTAATTTTACTCAGGGCTTTGCGCTCCTTTAAATGGTATAACTGGGGATTATATACTGTAGCAATTACCGTCGGATTGTATGGTCATCCTTTCTTTGGTTTGACTATGATTGCTCATGTAGCTTATGTATTGCTGAGACAATTAACAGAAAAACCAAGTCAGTTTGATATTAAACAGTTGAGCTTGTTAATTTTAGCGATCGCTGCCTCAATTATTCTCTATAGTCCGTGGTTATTAGTGATCAAAACCAATTATCAAAGAGTTTTAGATACAACAAATTGGGCTAAAGGTGGAGATATTATTTACTTAGTTAAACTCTGGATACTCAGTTTTACAGCTTTATTTTTTGATTTAGATTTTGGCTTTGATAATATCTGGACTTATATCTGGAGAATACCAATTTTATTGCTAATTTTTATAGCTCTTTATGAACTTTACCGACGCACTCATCCCGCTACTTGGCTATTTATTTTAACTACAATTTTTGTTCCCTTTCTCATATTAGCTGTACCAGATTTACTATTAGGCACAAAACGTTCTGCTGTCAGTCGCTATCTTATTTCTTGCTTTCCTGGAATACAACTAGCCATAGCTTATCTGTTAACAACTAAGTTAATACAAGTAAAACGCCTATGGCAAGGTATTTCGATTGTGCTAGTTGCAGGTAGCATTGCCTCTGCTACAGTTAGTGCCTATTCTCATACTTGGTGGACTAACATACCCAGTTATTTTAATGCTGAAATAGCTCAACGTATCAACACTATTTCTGCTCCAGTTATCATCAGTGACGCAGGTAATGATGGGACTAATTTAGGGGATTTAATTTCTCTTAGTTATTTACTTCATGATCAAGCTCGATTACTATTGCTCAGTCAACCACCACAGATAGATAATAACCTCCAATCTCTTCTGGCAGACAAATCTCAACTATTCTTTTTTCGTCCTTCGCAAAAACTAGTTAAGCTAATTGAGCCAGCACAGGGTAAACTAGTGCCGATAGTACCAGCAGGAGGACTCTGGCAGCTAGAATATTAA
- a CDS encoding GNAT family N-acetyltransferase, which yields MEISYHHINYPLRPPSTLKDFPILETDKYILKLAATKEELKSIFRLRFEVFNLELGLGFSSSKLTQMDQDEFDAVCHHLMLISKLSGKTIGTYRMQTYKMASQGLGFDAADIFNLRTIPDAVLQASVEVGRACIAKEYRSIQTLLLLWEGLANYLIWSCSKYFFGCASLLTQCSWEAACAYDYFQQNDLIHQNILVYPHSQYSLDISQELPDLCHVEIPKILQAYLNIGAKICSLPAIDRQFKTIDFLTISNIQEFTRWYYPNCLKK from the coding sequence ATGGAAATTTCTTATCACCACATTAATTACCCACTTCGTCCTCCTTCTACTCTCAAAGATTTTCCCATTCTGGAGACTGATAAGTATATCCTCAAACTTGCTGCGACTAAAGAAGAGTTAAAATCTATTTTTCGCTTACGGTTTGAAGTTTTTAACTTAGAATTAGGTTTGGGATTTTCTAGCTCTAAATTAACGCAAATGGATCAAGATGAGTTTGATGCCGTGTGTCATCATTTGATGTTAATTTCTAAACTCAGTGGCAAAACTATCGGCACATATAGAATGCAAACCTATAAAATGGCTTCTCAAGGGTTAGGCTTTGATGCAGCTGACATATTTAATCTCAGGACTATTCCTGATGCTGTATTACAAGCATCTGTGGAAGTGGGACGTGCTTGTATTGCTAAAGAATATCGCAGCATTCAAACACTTTTATTATTGTGGGAAGGTTTAGCTAATTATCTGATTTGGAGTTGTAGTAAATACTTTTTTGGCTGCGCTTCTTTACTCACACAATGTTCTTGGGAAGCAGCTTGTGCTTATGATTATTTTCAACAAAATGATTTAATCCATCAAAATATTTTAGTCTATCCTCATTCACAGTATTCTCTAGATATATCTCAAGAATTACCAGATTTATGTCATGTGGAAATTCCCAAGATTTTACAAGCATATTTAAATATTGGAGCAAAAATTTGTAGTTTGCCCGCCATTGATCGCCAATTTAAAACCATTGATTTTTTAACAATATCTAATATTCAAGAATTTACTAGATGGTACTATCCTAATTGCTTGAAAAAATAA
- the glpX gene encoding class II fructose-bisphosphatase, with translation MENTLGLEIIEVVEQAAIASAKWMGKGEKNTADQVAVEAMRERMNKIYMRGRIVIGEGERDDAPMLYIGEEVGICTRADAADFCNPDELLEIDIAVDPCEGTNLVAYGQPGSMAVLAISEKGGLFAAPDFYMKKLAAPPAAKGKVDINKSATENLKILAECLDRSIDELVVVVMKRDRHNDLIKEIREAGARVQLISDGDVGAAISCGFAGTNIHALMGIGAAPEGVISAAAMRALGGHFQGQLIYDPEVVKTGLIGESKQANLDRLKSMNINDPDKVYDAHELASGETVLFAASGITSGNLMQGVRFFHGGARTQSLVISSQSKTARFVDTIHMFEQPKIVQLH, from the coding sequence GTGGAAAATACACTTGGATTAGAGATTATTGAGGTAGTAGAGCAAGCCGCGATCGCATCCGCTAAGTGGATGGGTAAAGGCGAAAAGAATACTGCTGACCAAGTAGCAGTAGAAGCAATGCGGGAGCGTATGAACAAGATTTATATGCGCGGTCGGATTGTGATTGGGGAAGGGGAACGTGATGACGCTCCCATGTTGTATATCGGGGAAGAAGTTGGTATCTGTACTCGTGCAGATGCAGCAGATTTCTGCAACCCTGATGAATTACTGGAAATTGATATCGCTGTTGACCCCTGTGAAGGTACAAACTTGGTAGCCTATGGACAACCTGGTTCAATGGCAGTTCTAGCAATTTCAGAAAAAGGTGGCTTATTTGCGGCTCCTGACTTCTACATGAAGAAACTAGCAGCACCTCCAGCCGCTAAAGGTAAAGTAGACATTAACAAATCAGCCACAGAAAACCTGAAGATTCTCGCTGAGTGTCTAGATCGCTCTATTGATGAACTTGTAGTAGTCGTGATGAAACGCGATCGCCACAATGATTTAATCAAAGAAATCCGCGAAGCAGGCGCAAGAGTGCAGCTGATTTCTGATGGTGACGTAGGTGCAGCTATATCTTGTGGTTTCGCTGGTACTAATATCCACGCACTTATGGGTATTGGTGCAGCACCTGAAGGTGTAATTTCCGCAGCTGCCATGCGGGCTTTGGGTGGACACTTCCAAGGTCAATTGATCTACGATCCAGAAGTAGTGAAAACAGGTTTGATTGGAGAAAGCAAGCAAGCTAACCTTGATCGTTTAAAGTCCATGAACATCAATGACCCGGATAAGGTCTATGACGCTCATGAACTAGCATCTGGGGAGACTGTTCTCTTCGCTGCTAGCGGCATCACCTCTGGTAATCTCATGCAAGGTGTACGCTTCTTTCATGGTGGTGCTAGAACTCAAAGCTTGGTTATTTCTAGCCAATCTAAAACTGCTCGTTTTGTGGATACTATTCATATGTTCGAGCAACCCAAGATTGTGCAACTGCACTAG
- a CDS encoding cation:proton antiporter: MQLVNAIDLSFPLLATATAAADSSMVVAAVLLSLVVVYLASKVGGELSNRVGLPPVLGELVGGVIVGISVLHLLVFPGGGADSSSSLIMAFLQTTAGLSPEATPAVFAAQSEVVSVLAELGVIILLFEIGLESNLKDLMAVGIQATVVAFVGVTVPFALGTVGLMTLFGVGAVPAIFAGAALTATSIGITSKVLSELGKLNSKEGQIILGAAVIDDVLGIIVLAVVASLAKDGAVDVGKVIYLIISASGFLLGAIVLGNVFNKTFVAIADILKTRGGLVIPAFIFAFVMAYFAAVIQLEAILGAFAAGLVLEETDKRKELQRQVCPIADMLVPIFFVTVGAKTDLGVLNPAIPTNREGLIMATFLITVAIFGKVITGLSVFGQSPINRLAIGVGMIPRGEVGLVFAGVGAASGALSKPLGAAIIMMVILTTFLAPPLLRFVFPESDDIATDAEQILLDGSTGQPLANSGNVNNSLDS, encoded by the coding sequence ATGCAGCTTGTAAATGCAATTGACTTATCGTTTCCTCTGTTGGCTACTGCAACCGCAGCCGCAGACAGTTCCATGGTAGTAGCCGCAGTGCTGCTGAGTTTAGTAGTAGTTTACCTAGCCAGTAAAGTTGGTGGTGAGTTATCTAATCGAGTGGGTTTACCCCCAGTCTTGGGTGAACTCGTAGGTGGTGTCATAGTGGGTATATCTGTCTTGCATCTGCTGGTGTTTCCTGGAGGTGGTGCAGACAGTTCCAGTTCTCTAATTATGGCTTTTCTGCAAACGACTGCTGGTTTGAGTCCAGAAGCAACGCCAGCCGTGTTTGCTGCTCAGTCAGAAGTCGTTTCTGTGTTGGCAGAATTGGGAGTAATTATCCTGCTGTTTGAAATTGGCTTAGAGTCAAACTTAAAAGATTTAATGGCAGTGGGTATTCAAGCCACAGTTGTGGCTTTTGTGGGGGTGACAGTACCCTTTGCATTAGGAACTGTGGGGTTAATGACTTTGTTCGGTGTTGGTGCTGTACCTGCTATTTTTGCAGGAGCCGCTTTAACTGCCACCAGTATCGGCATCACTTCTAAAGTACTCTCAGAATTAGGCAAGCTCAATTCTAAAGAAGGGCAAATTATCCTGGGTGCGGCTGTCATTGACGATGTACTAGGGATTATTGTCTTGGCAGTGGTTGCCAGCCTAGCTAAAGATGGTGCAGTTGATGTGGGTAAAGTTATTTATCTAATTATCAGTGCTAGTGGCTTTCTCTTGGGGGCGATCGTCTTGGGTAACGTGTTCAATAAAACCTTTGTAGCGATCGCTGATATACTCAAAACACGCGGCGGATTGGTAATACCAGCATTTATCTTTGCTTTTGTCATGGCGTACTTCGCTGCTGTAATTCAGTTAGAAGCGATTTTGGGAGCTTTTGCGGCAGGCTTAGTTCTGGAAGAAACAGATAAGCGCAAAGAACTGCAAAGACAAGTCTGCCCTATTGCCGATATGCTAGTGCCTATATTCTTCGTCACTGTAGGCGCAAAAACCGATTTGGGCGTACTCAACCCAGCTATTCCCACCAACCGAGAAGGTTTAATTATGGCAACCTTCCTGATTACCGTAGCCATTTTCGGTAAAGTAATCACAGGTCTGAGTGTCTTTGGTCAATCTCCAATTAATCGTTTAGCAATTGGTGTGGGGATGATTCCCAGGGGTGAGGTGGGATTAGTATTTGCTGGTGTTGGTGCGGCTAGTGGCGCTCTGTCTAAACCATTAGGAGCAGCAATTATCATGATGGTTATTCTGACAACTTTCTTAGCGCCTCCCTTGCTGAGATTCGTGTTCCCAGAATCAGACGACATAGCAACCGATGCCGAACAAATACTCTTAGATGGTTCCACCGGGCAGCCATTAGCAAATAGTGGGAATGTGAATAATAGCTTGGATTCTTGA
- a CDS encoding DOPA 4,5-dioxygenase family protein — protein sequence MTEESIKITGFHAHIYFDNTSFDAASRIREALGANFHVQLGRWHEKPIGPHPQAMYQVAFSSEEFAQVIPWLMLNREDLNILVHPLTGDDVSDHTRFALWLGDKLALNIGALQKSNSLS from the coding sequence ATGACTGAAGAATCTATCAAAATTACTGGTTTTCATGCTCATATTTACTTCGATAACACCAGTTTTGATGCCGCTTCCCGCATACGTGAAGCATTAGGTGCTAATTTTCATGTACAGCTAGGGAGATGGCATGAAAAACCCATTGGCCCTCATCCCCAAGCAATGTATCAAGTTGCATTTTCATCAGAGGAATTTGCTCAAGTGATTCCTTGGCTAATGCTTAACCGTGAAGACTTAAATATTCTTGTTCATCCTTTAACAGGTGATGATGTTAGTGATCATACTCGTTTTGCTCTCTGGTTGGGAGACAAGTTAGCGCTCAATATCGGTGCGCTGCAAAAATCGAATTCATTGTCATGA
- a CDS encoding glutamyl-tRNA reductase has protein sequence MNIAVVGLSHKTAPVEIREKLSIPEPQTESAIAQLASYPHIDEVAILSTCNRLEIYIVAGETDHGVREVTQFLSEHSKLPAHALRQHLFVLLHEDAIMHVMRVAAGLDSLVLGEGQILAQVKNTHKLGQQYNGIKTILNRLFKQALTAGKRVRTETSIGTGAVSISSAAVELAQIKADNLAGCRVAILGAGKMSRLLVQHLISKGATQISIVNRSRERAEELARNFAEHPIRIHLLSEMMTVISESHLVFTSTSATEPILDRTKLEMVLAPNQPLMLFDISVPRNVHTDVNELTHVQAFNVDDLKAVVAQNYESRRKMAQEAERLLEEEVEAFDVWWRSLETVSTISSLRNKIETIREQELEKALSRLGSEFGDKHQEVIEALTRGIVNKILHDPMVQLRTQQDVEARRRCMQTLQVLFNLDVGEQFS, from the coding sequence ATGAATATTGCAGTGGTGGGGTTAAGCCATAAAACAGCCCCAGTCGAAATTCGGGAAAAGCTGAGTATTCCAGAACCACAAACAGAAAGTGCGATCGCGCAACTTGCCAGCTATCCCCACATTGATGAAGTCGCTATTCTCAGCACTTGTAACCGTCTAGAAATTTACATTGTGGCTGGTGAAACAGATCATGGTGTCCGGGAAGTGACTCAGTTTCTGTCTGAGCATAGCAAATTACCAGCTCATGCTCTCAGACAACACTTATTTGTATTGCTACATGAAGATGCGATCATGCACGTCATGCGGGTGGCGGCGGGATTAGACAGCTTAGTTCTAGGAGAAGGGCAAATTCTGGCTCAGGTGAAAAATACTCACAAACTGGGACAGCAATATAACGGTATAAAAACAATTTTGAATCGATTATTTAAACAAGCACTTACCGCCGGTAAACGAGTGCGTACCGAAACTAGTATTGGTACTGGTGCAGTTTCCATTAGTTCGGCAGCTGTGGAACTGGCACAAATCAAAGCCGATAATTTAGCTGGTTGTCGAGTAGCCATTCTCGGTGCTGGTAAAATGTCTCGGCTGTTGGTACAACATCTCATTTCTAAGGGTGCTACACAAATTAGTATTGTTAATCGCTCTCGTGAACGTGCTGAGGAATTAGCTCGCAATTTTGCTGAACATCCTATCCGCATTCACTTGCTCTCAGAAATGATGACAGTAATTTCCGAAAGTCATCTAGTGTTTACTAGCACCTCTGCAACTGAACCAATCCTAGACCGGACTAAGTTAGAGATGGTTTTAGCACCTAACCAACCTCTGATGTTATTTGATATTTCCGTACCCCGTAACGTCCATACAGACGTGAATGAGCTAACTCATGTGCAAGCGTTCAATGTGGATGATTTGAAGGCGGTTGTTGCTCAAAATTACGAAAGTCGCAGAAAGATGGCGCAAGAAGCTGAACGTCTCTTAGAGGAAGAAGTGGAAGCTTTTGATGTTTGGTGGCGCAGTCTAGAAACTGTCTCCACAATTAGCAGTCTGCGGAATAAAATCGAAACTATCCGCGAACAAGAATTAGAAAAAGCTTTGTCAAGATTAGGTTCGGAGTTTGGCGATAAGCATCAAGAGGTAATTGAGGCTTTGACAAGAGGAATTGTTAATAAAATTTTACATGATCCTATGGTGCAATTGCGAACACAGCAAGATGTCGAAGCTAGAAGACGCTGTATGCAAACCCTACAAGTCTTATTCAACCTAGATGTAGGTGAACAGTTTAGCTAA
- the tadA gene encoding tRNA adenosine(34) deaminase TadA has translation MSYALELAKIAGDAGEVPVGAVIIDDSGNLVAEGENRKERDQDPTAHAEIIALRTATQNLQTWRLHQCTLYVTLEPCPMCAGAIVQARLGMLVYGVDDTKTGAIRTVINIPDSAASNHRLQVIGGILESACRQHLQSWFATQRLQQK, from the coding sequence ATGAGTTACGCATTAGAGCTAGCAAAGATAGCTGGTGATGCAGGGGAAGTGCCGGTTGGGGCAGTGATTATTGATGATAGTGGTAATCTAGTGGCAGAAGGAGAAAATCGTAAAGAGCGCGACCAAGACCCCACAGCTCATGCCGAAATTATCGCACTGAGAACAGCAACGCAAAATTTACAAACTTGGCGATTACATCAGTGTACATTGTATGTAACTTTAGAACCTTGCCCAATGTGTGCTGGTGCGATCGTGCAAGCACGTTTAGGTATGCTTGTCTATGGAGTGGACGATACTAAAACTGGCGCAATCCGTACTGTTATTAATATCCCTGACAGTGCTGCTTCTAATCATCGTCTACAGGTGATTGGAGGCATTCTAGAATCAGCCTGTCGCCAGCATTTGCAGAGCTGGTTTGCTACTCAAAGACTTCAGCAAAAATAA
- the grxC gene encoding glutaredoxin 3, translating to MLNLINNFLGRHPEKVKANVEIYTWQTCPYCIRAKMLLAWKGVQFTEYKIDGDEAARAKMAERAHGRRTVPQIFINNQHIGGCDDLYELDTKGRLDPVLEQLAA from the coding sequence ATGTTGAATTTAATCAATAATTTTTTAGGTCGTCATCCAGAAAAAGTTAAAGCCAATGTAGAAATATATACTTGGCAAACTTGTCCATACTGTATTCGTGCCAAAATGTTACTGGCGTGGAAAGGTGTGCAATTCACAGAATACAAAATAGATGGTGATGAAGCAGCCAGAGCCAAAATGGCAGAACGCGCTCATGGACGGCGTACAGTCCCACAAATTTTTATTAATAATCAACATATTGGCGGTTGCGATGACCTGTATGAATTAGATACCAAAGGTCGGCTTGACCCTGTTTTAGAGCAACTAGCGGCTTAA